The following proteins come from a genomic window of Sardina pilchardus chromosome 13, fSarPil1.1, whole genome shotgun sequence:
- the LOC134099178 gene encoding olfactory receptor 1D2-like: protein MPEMMGNNSTLKFFILSGLQDSGVYKPLYFLLAFVLYVLIIIVNLTLIVIVTVDKTLHKPMYIFICNLCANGLYRTVGFYPTFLLDLQSDVHTISYNWCIIQTYVIYSSVMCEITVLTMMSYDRFVAICRPLQYHSILTPHAVLKLLGLAWAYRLLGAIILLFAMTALFDMVYSWGGSENIPIGVRNALSLQFLILPPLLNPIIYGLQLPQIRKVLCRQRSRHVLS, encoded by the exons ATGCCTGAAATGATGGGAAACAACTCTACTTTAAAGTTCTTTATTCTCTCTGGGCTGCAGGACTCAGGAGTTTACAAGCCTCTGTACTTCTTGTTGGCATTTGTCCTTTATGTCCTTATTATTATAGTCAACTTAACTTTGATCGTTATTGTGACAGTGGATAAAACCCTCCATAAGCCCATGTACATTTTCATCTGTAATCTCTGTGCAAATGGACTCTACAGGACTGTTGGTTTTTACCCAACATTTTTGCTTGACCTGCAATCTGATGTTCACACAATAAGCTACAATTGGTGCATAATTCAAACATATGTTATTTATAGTTCTGTAATGTGTGAAATCACAGTTTTAACAATGATGTCTTATGACCGGTTTGTGGCTATTTGCAGACCATTGCAATACCACAGCATTTTGACTCCACATGCTGTGTTAAAATTGCTTGGACTTGCCTGGGCTTACCGTCTTTTGGGAGCAATAATAT TACTCTTTGCCATGACAGCACTGTTTGATATGGTTTACAGCTGGGGTGGTTCTGAAAATATTCCTATTGGTGTACGTAATGCATTGTCTTTGCAATTTCTAATTCTTCCTCCACTACTGAACCCAATAATTTATGGCCTACAACTTCCACAGATTCGAAAAGTACTATGCAGACAACGTAGTAGACATGTGTTATCTTAG